Proteins from one Planctomyces sp. SH-PL62 genomic window:
- the tsaB gene encoding tRNA (adenosine(37)-N6)-threonylcarbamoyltransferase complex dimerization subunit type 1 TsaB produces MSHPLNLLAVETSGDRSTVGLRTASGLVHEAETDASRKHGRDLLPCIRELLESAGVGALDLGVIGVGLGPGSYTGLRIGLTAARTLAFAAGARLVGFDSLEAVAWNAPEDALRVHCVGDAQRGDVYAAGFRRDTPGGVLVSGEPSRIEPLDAWLSRIEPGDVVLGPGLRNPAIRAALASLPLPSVDPDDPRHRPVGRRIVELTRRLAESSPIVDPSSLAPNYLRRSAAEDQWDARVPRPDVR; encoded by the coding sequence GTGTCGCATCCGTTGAACCTGCTCGCCGTCGAGACCTCGGGCGACCGCTCGACGGTCGGGCTCCGCACGGCGTCGGGCCTGGTCCACGAGGCCGAGACCGACGCGTCCCGCAAGCACGGCCGGGACCTGCTCCCCTGCATCCGCGAGCTGCTGGAGTCGGCCGGCGTGGGGGCGCTCGACCTGGGGGTGATCGGCGTGGGGCTCGGGCCGGGGTCGTACACGGGGCTCCGGATCGGGCTGACCGCGGCGCGGACGCTGGCCTTCGCGGCCGGGGCCCGGCTGGTGGGCTTCGACAGCCTGGAGGCCGTGGCCTGGAACGCCCCGGAAGACGCCCTTCGCGTCCACTGCGTCGGCGACGCCCAGCGGGGCGACGTCTACGCCGCCGGTTTCCGGCGGGATACGCCCGGCGGGGTGCTCGTCTCGGGGGAACCGAGCCGGATCGAGCCCCTGGACGCCTGGCTCTCGCGCATCGAGCCGGGGGACGTCGTCCTCGGGCCTGGGCTGCGGAATCCGGCGATCCGGGCGGCCCTGGCCTCGCTCCCGCTCCCGAGCGTCGATCCCGACGACCCGCGCCATCGTCCCGTCGGCCGACGAATCGTCGAGCTGACCAGACGGCTGGCCGAATCGAGCCCGATCGTCGACCCGTCCAGCCTGGCCCCCAACTATCTCCGCCGCAGCGCGGCCGAGGACCAGTGGGACGCACGCGTCCCGCGTCCGGACGTCCGCTGA